From a single Arachis hypogaea cultivar Tifrunner chromosome 3, arahy.Tifrunner.gnm2.J5K5, whole genome shotgun sequence genomic region:
- the LOC112776990 gene encoding uncharacterized protein: protein MVYGKACHLPVEVEHKAYWAVKECISGLKGGIERKLHLVELECLRFESYEKSMLYKERMKAVHDKNIRRREFRARELVLLYNSRLRLMLGKLRTRWEGPYRVEKAETYGVYHLRHSSSPTIFKVNGHHLKLYHGEKIKSNKKVEVFLLEDAPGGEEI, encoded by the coding sequence atggtctatggcaaagcttgCCATCTACCGGTGGAAGTAGAGCACAAGGCGTATTGGGCCGTGAAAGAATGCATTTCAGGTTTGAAGGGCGGAATCGAAAGGAAGTTACATCTAGTGGAATTAGAGTGTCTTAGGTTTGAATCTTATGAGAAATCTATGCTTTACAAAGAGAGGATGAAAGCGGTGCATGATAagaatataagaagaagagagtTTAGAGCCAGAGAACTCGTCCTTCTTTACAACTCTAGATTAAGGTTGATGCTCGGAAAGTTAAGAACAAGATGGGAAGGACCCTACAGAGTGGAGAAGGCGGAAACatatggggtttatcacttgAGACATTCTTCAAGCCCCACAATCTTCAAAGTTAATGGTCACCATCTGAAGTTATACCATGGAGAGAAGATAAAAAGCAACAAAAAGGTTGAGGTGTTCCTCCTAGAGGATGCACCAGGAGGAGAAGAGATATGA